One region of Culex pipiens pallens isolate TS chromosome 2, TS_CPP_V2, whole genome shotgun sequence genomic DNA includes:
- the LOC120431557 gene encoding protein fuzzy homolog isoform X1, with translation MSIHLLCLTSDGGVPIFSKKKGDCENLPFSTIASLNGVHMFCKSQSVDLSITYLEDGMIVWKEYDGTLMMIGIARGIPEKVLRSLMDYSYYAMVFCVGIAAIKKIKNIDRFKRELKNCYALIDQLMEVTESDFFRFTEAVLCSESMAMLVKLNEFSIQIGSPFCSILVRQKIACGTEGWWDLDIVDRKLLMVLLNASSTIQQDVPVFLPKKSPGIAYRFISIPITQGVSICALCGAEPPYDKLQALSQQFWMNEIDLLITAEQNYPKNYPATIELDPSILGFLLLNKEQSKYVLSRNVHQTSTGKRTLSGNHRLDILRTFFHQSVDTMEDMFREGEKVINLEQYWCSDYHKCHALLEDQNTLCVLYTSVIPTHIMRLITQKTLNTLISDKDVCW, from the exons ATGTCAATACATTTACTGTGCCTCACATCCGATGGAGGCGTTCCAATATTCTCCAAAAAGAAGGGAGACTGCGAAAAT CTCCCGTTCTCCACTATCGCCTCGCTGAACGGCGTTCACATGTTCTGCAAGTCGCAAAGCGTAGACCTCTCGATCACGTACCTGGAGGACGGTATGATCGTTTGGAAGGAGTACGACGGCACGCTGATGATGATCGGGATTGCTCGGGGCATTCCGGAAAAGGTCCTACGCAGCCTGATGGACTACTCGTACTACGCGATGGTGTTCTGCGTGGGAATCGCCGCGATCAAGAAGATCAAAAATATCGATCGGTTCAAGCGCGAGCTGAAGAACTGCTACGCGCTGATCGATCAACTGATGGAGGTTACGGAGagcgatttttttcgatttacggAAGCGGTCTTGTGTTCGGAAAGTATGGCGATGCTGGTGAAGCTGAACGAGTTTAGTATTCAGATTGGATCGCCGTTCTGTTCGATACTGGTTCGGCAAAAGATAGCTTGCGGGACGGAGGGATGGTGGGACTTGGATATCGTCGATCGGAAGCTGTTGATGGTTCTGCTGAATGCTTCCAGCACTATCCAGCAAGATGTGCCGGTTTTTCTACCTAAGAAGAGTCCAGGAATCGCGTACAGATTCATCAGCATCCCGATAACTCAAGGAGTTAGTATTTGCGCACTCTGCGGAGCGGAACCACCCTACGACAAACTGCAAGCCTTGAGTCAACAGTTCTGGATGAACGAAATCGATCTCCTCATTACGGCTGAACAAAACTACCCCAAAAACTATCCGGCCACCATCGAACTAGACCCGAGCATTCTCGGATTCTTACTCCTCAACAAAGAACAATCAAAGTACGTACTTTCGCGGAACGTGCACCAAACCAGCACCGGGAAGCGGACCCTGTCCGGCAACCATCGGTTGGACATTTTGAGGACGTTCTTTCACCAGTCGGTCGACACCATGGAGGACATGTTCCGTGAGGGTGAAAAGGTGATCAACCTGGAGCAGTACTGGTGCTCGGACTACCACAAGTGTCACGCGCTGCTGGAGGACCAGAACACGCTCTGCGTTCTGTACACGTCGGTCATTCCGACGCACATTATGAG GCTGATAACACAAAAAACACTGAACACACTAATATCGGATAAGGATGTTTGCTGGTAG
- the LOC120431557 gene encoding protein fuzzy homolog isoform X2, which yields MFCKSQSVDLSITYLEDGMIVWKEYDGTLMMIGIARGIPEKVLRSLMDYSYYAMVFCVGIAAIKKIKNIDRFKRELKNCYALIDQLMEVTESDFFRFTEAVLCSESMAMLVKLNEFSIQIGSPFCSILVRQKIACGTEGWWDLDIVDRKLLMVLLNASSTIQQDVPVFLPKKSPGIAYRFISIPITQGVSICALCGAEPPYDKLQALSQQFWMNEIDLLITAEQNYPKNYPATIELDPSILGFLLLNKEQSKYVLSRNVHQTSTGKRTLSGNHRLDILRTFFHQSVDTMEDMFREGEKVINLEQYWCSDYHKCHALLEDQNTLCVLYTSVIPTHIMRLITQKTLNTLISDKDVCW from the exons ATGTTCTGCAAGTCGCAAAGCGTAGACCTCTCGATCACGTACCTGGAGGACGGTATGATCGTTTGGAAGGAGTACGACGGCACGCTGATGATGATCGGGATTGCTCGGGGCATTCCGGAAAAGGTCCTACGCAGCCTGATGGACTACTCGTACTACGCGATGGTGTTCTGCGTGGGAATCGCCGCGATCAAGAAGATCAAAAATATCGATCGGTTCAAGCGCGAGCTGAAGAACTGCTACGCGCTGATCGATCAACTGATGGAGGTTACGGAGagcgatttttttcgatttacggAAGCGGTCTTGTGTTCGGAAAGTATGGCGATGCTGGTGAAGCTGAACGAGTTTAGTATTCAGATTGGATCGCCGTTCTGTTCGATACTGGTTCGGCAAAAGATAGCTTGCGGGACGGAGGGATGGTGGGACTTGGATATCGTCGATCGGAAGCTGTTGATGGTTCTGCTGAATGCTTCCAGCACTATCCAGCAAGATGTGCCGGTTTTTCTACCTAAGAAGAGTCCAGGAATCGCGTACAGATTCATCAGCATCCCGATAACTCAAGGAGTTAGTATTTGCGCACTCTGCGGAGCGGAACCACCCTACGACAAACTGCAAGCCTTGAGTCAACAGTTCTGGATGAACGAAATCGATCTCCTCATTACGGCTGAACAAAACTACCCCAAAAACTATCCGGCCACCATCGAACTAGACCCGAGCATTCTCGGATTCTTACTCCTCAACAAAGAACAATCAAAGTACGTACTTTCGCGGAACGTGCACCAAACCAGCACCGGGAAGCGGACCCTGTCCGGCAACCATCGGTTGGACATTTTGAGGACGTTCTTTCACCAGTCGGTCGACACCATGGAGGACATGTTCCGTGAGGGTGAAAAGGTGATCAACCTGGAGCAGTACTGGTGCTCGGACTACCACAAGTGTCACGCGCTGCTGGAGGACCAGAACACGCTCTGCGTTCTGTACACGTCGGTCATTCCGACGCACATTATGAG GCTGATAACACAAAAAACACTGAACACACTAATATCGGATAAGGATGTTTGCTGGTAG
- the LOC120431556 gene encoding proton-coupled amino acid transporter-like protein CG1139 isoform X3, translating into MKDERDPLLGGSDNSLDTNEQQHLLARPDLRSSPENMIVDVGHENDSLVPGSRDDPTYGSSVNETYDPSMHRTLEHPTTNLDTMIHLLKGNIGTGILAMPDAFKNAGLYVGLFGTLLMGVICTHCMHVLVKCSHELCRRLQVPSLNFAEVCHRSFESGPIGLRRYSTLVRNLINMFLVITQLGFCCVYFVFVAANIREVVAHYYFDLDTRIYLLLLLIPMVLLNLVKNLKYLTPISLIAAFLTVAGLTCTFYYVLQDLPNTHTVKPFATWAQLPLYFGTAVYAFEGIGIVLPLENNMKTPEDFGGMTGVLNTGMVIVACLYTAVGFFGYLKYGEDVQGSITLNLPGDQFIAQLVRIMMALAIFFSYGLQFYVPISILSPSVKRRLHSEQAQLIGEYLMRVGLVVFTFLLAAMIPNLGAVISLVGAVSSSTLALIFPPLIEIVTFWPDGLGKRYWVLWKDIGIMMFGICGFVFGTYTSVAQIINPNLH; encoded by the exons ATGAAGGACGAGCGGGATCCCCTGCTGGGTGGTTCGGACAACTCGCTGGACACCAACGAGCAACAGCACCTGCTAGCGAGGCCGGACCTGCGCAGTTCGCCGGAGAACATGATCGTGGACGTGGGCCACGAAAACGACAGTCTTGTGCCCGGCAGCAGGGACGACCCAACGTACGGCTCGTCGGTAAACGAAACGTACGATCCCTCGATGCATCGTACGCTGGAACACCCCACGACTAACCTGGACACGATGATCCATCTGTTGAAGGGCAACATTGGCACCGGGATTCTGGCGATGCCGGATGCGTTCAAGAATGCTGGTCTGTACGTGGGACTGTTCGGGACGCTGTTGATGGGCGTGATTTGTACGCATTGTATGCACGTGCTGGTCAAGTGCTCGCACGAGCTGTGCCGGCGACTGCAGGTACCGTCGCTGAACTTTGCCGAGGTGTGTCACCGATCGTTCGAGTCTGGGCCGATCGGCCTGCGGAGGTACTCGACGTTGGTTCGGAATTTGATCAACATGTTCCTGGTGATAACGCAGCTGGGCTTTTGCTGCGTGTATTTTGTGTTTGTCGCGGCGAACATTCGTGAAGTTGTAGCGCACTACTATTTCGATCTGGACACGAGAATCTACCTGCTGCTGTTGCTCATCCCGATGGTGCTGCTGAATTTGGTCAAGAACCTCAAGTATTTGACGCCGATCTCGTTGATTGCCGCGTTTTTGACCGTTGCAG GTCTCACGTGCACGTTCTACTACGTGCTGCAGGATCTGCCCAACACGCACACCGTCAAACCGTTCGCTACCTGGGCCCAGCTGCCGCTGTACTTTGGCACGGCCGTGTACGCGTTCGAAGGAATCGGCATTGTGCTTCCGCTGGAGAACAACATGAAAACGCCGGAGGACTTTGGCGGCATGACCGGAGTGCTCAACACCGGCATGGTCATCGTTGCCTGTCTGTACACGGCCGTCGGCTTCTTCGGCTATCTCAAGTACGGTGAAGACGTGCAGGGCAGCATCACGCTCAATCTTCCAGGGGATCAATT CATCGCCCAGCTGGTCCGCATCATGATGGCCCTCGCGATCTTCTTCTCGTACGGGCTGCAGTTCTACGTGCCCATCTCGATCCTGTCCCCGTCCGTCAAGCGACGGCTGCACTCCGAGCAGGCCCAGCTAATCGGTGAGTATCTGATGCGCGTTGGGCTGGTAGTGTTCACCTTTCTCCTCGCCGCCATGATTCCGAACCTGGGGGCGGTAATTTCGCTGGTCGGTGCCGTCAGCAGCAGCACGCTGGCGTTGATCTTTCCGCCGTTGATCGAAATCGTCACCTTCTGGCCGGACGGCCTCGGCAAGCGCTACTGGGTGCTGTGGAAGGACATTGGCATCATGATGTTTGGCATTTGTGGGTTCGTGTTCGGCACGTACACCAGCGTGGCACAAATCATCAACCCGAATCTGCACTAA
- the LOC120431556 gene encoding proton-coupled amino acid transporter-like protein CG1139 isoform X2 yields MEDFTPLINLQSSRRMKDERDPLLGGSDNSLDTNEQQHLLARPDLRSSPENMIVDVGHENDSLVPGSRDDPTYGSSVNETYDPSMHRTLEHPTTNLDTMIHLLKGNIGTGILAMPDAFKNAGLYVGLFGTLLMGVICTHCMHVLVKCSHELCRRLQVPSLNFAEVCHRSFESGPIGLRRYSTLVRNLINMFLVITQLGFCCVYFVFVAANIREVVAHYYFDLDTRIYLLLLLIPMVLLNLVKNLKYLTPISLIAAFLTVAGLTCTFYYVLQDLPNTHTVKPFATWAQLPLYFGTAVYAFEGIGIVLPLENNMKTPEDFGGMTGVLNTGMVIVACLYTAVGFFGYLKYGEDVQGSITLNLPGDQFIAQLVRIMMALAIFFSYGLQFYVPISILSPSVKRRLHSEQAQLIGEYLMRVGLVVFTFLLAAMIPNLGAVISLVGAVSSSTLALIFPPLIEIVTFWPDGLGKRYWVLWKDIGIMMFGICGFVFGTYTSVAQIINPNLH; encoded by the exons AGCTCGCGAAGGATGAAGGACGAGCGGGATCCCCTGCTGGGTGGTTCGGACAACTCGCTGGACACCAACGAGCAACAGCACCTGCTAGCGAGGCCGGACCTGCGCAGTTCGCCGGAGAACATGATCGTGGACGTGGGCCACGAAAACGACAGTCTTGTGCCCGGCAGCAGGGACGACCCAACGTACGGCTCGTCGGTAAACGAAACGTACGATCCCTCGATGCATCGTACGCTGGAACACCCCACGACTAACCTGGACACGATGATCCATCTGTTGAAGGGCAACATTGGCACCGGGATTCTGGCGATGCCGGATGCGTTCAAGAATGCTGGTCTGTACGTGGGACTGTTCGGGACGCTGTTGATGGGCGTGATTTGTACGCATTGTATGCACGTGCTGGTCAAGTGCTCGCACGAGCTGTGCCGGCGACTGCAGGTACCGTCGCTGAACTTTGCCGAGGTGTGTCACCGATCGTTCGAGTCTGGGCCGATCGGCCTGCGGAGGTACTCGACGTTGGTTCGGAATTTGATCAACATGTTCCTGGTGATAACGCAGCTGGGCTTTTGCTGCGTGTATTTTGTGTTTGTCGCGGCGAACATTCGTGAAGTTGTAGCGCACTACTATTTCGATCTGGACACGAGAATCTACCTGCTGCTGTTGCTCATCCCGATGGTGCTGCTGAATTTGGTCAAGAACCTCAAGTATTTGACGCCGATCTCGTTGATTGCCGCGTTTTTGACCGTTGCAG GTCTCACGTGCACGTTCTACTACGTGCTGCAGGATCTGCCCAACACGCACACCGTCAAACCGTTCGCTACCTGGGCCCAGCTGCCGCTGTACTTTGGCACGGCCGTGTACGCGTTCGAAGGAATCGGCATTGTGCTTCCGCTGGAGAACAACATGAAAACGCCGGAGGACTTTGGCGGCATGACCGGAGTGCTCAACACCGGCATGGTCATCGTTGCCTGTCTGTACACGGCCGTCGGCTTCTTCGGCTATCTCAAGTACGGTGAAGACGTGCAGGGCAGCATCACGCTCAATCTTCCAGGGGATCAATT CATCGCCCAGCTGGTCCGCATCATGATGGCCCTCGCGATCTTCTTCTCGTACGGGCTGCAGTTCTACGTGCCCATCTCGATCCTGTCCCCGTCCGTCAAGCGACGGCTGCACTCCGAGCAGGCCCAGCTAATCGGTGAGTATCTGATGCGCGTTGGGCTGGTAGTGTTCACCTTTCTCCTCGCCGCCATGATTCCGAACCTGGGGGCGGTAATTTCGCTGGTCGGTGCCGTCAGCAGCAGCACGCTGGCGTTGATCTTTCCGCCGTTGATCGAAATCGTCACCTTCTGGCCGGACGGCCTCGGCAAGCGCTACTGGGTGCTGTGGAAGGACATTGGCATCATGATGTTTGGCATTTGTGGGTTCGTGTTCGGCACGTACACCAGCGTGGCACAAATCATCAACCCGAATCTGCACTAA
- the LOC120431556 gene encoding proton-coupled amino acid transporter-like protein CG1139 isoform X1, with the protein MPLSALKRMLTNGGRSSSRRMKDERDPLLGGSDNSLDTNEQQHLLARPDLRSSPENMIVDVGHENDSLVPGSRDDPTYGSSVNETYDPSMHRTLEHPTTNLDTMIHLLKGNIGTGILAMPDAFKNAGLYVGLFGTLLMGVICTHCMHVLVKCSHELCRRLQVPSLNFAEVCHRSFESGPIGLRRYSTLVRNLINMFLVITQLGFCCVYFVFVAANIREVVAHYYFDLDTRIYLLLLLIPMVLLNLVKNLKYLTPISLIAAFLTVAGLTCTFYYVLQDLPNTHTVKPFATWAQLPLYFGTAVYAFEGIGIVLPLENNMKTPEDFGGMTGVLNTGMVIVACLYTAVGFFGYLKYGEDVQGSITLNLPGDQFIAQLVRIMMALAIFFSYGLQFYVPISILSPSVKRRLHSEQAQLIGEYLMRVGLVVFTFLLAAMIPNLGAVISLVGAVSSSTLALIFPPLIEIVTFWPDGLGKRYWVLWKDIGIMMFGICGFVFGTYTSVAQIINPNLH; encoded by the exons ATGCCTCTATCAGCGCTGAAGCGAATGCTGACTAATGGTGGTCGATCG AGCTCGCGAAGGATGAAGGACGAGCGGGATCCCCTGCTGGGTGGTTCGGACAACTCGCTGGACACCAACGAGCAACAGCACCTGCTAGCGAGGCCGGACCTGCGCAGTTCGCCGGAGAACATGATCGTGGACGTGGGCCACGAAAACGACAGTCTTGTGCCCGGCAGCAGGGACGACCCAACGTACGGCTCGTCGGTAAACGAAACGTACGATCCCTCGATGCATCGTACGCTGGAACACCCCACGACTAACCTGGACACGATGATCCATCTGTTGAAGGGCAACATTGGCACCGGGATTCTGGCGATGCCGGATGCGTTCAAGAATGCTGGTCTGTACGTGGGACTGTTCGGGACGCTGTTGATGGGCGTGATTTGTACGCATTGTATGCACGTGCTGGTCAAGTGCTCGCACGAGCTGTGCCGGCGACTGCAGGTACCGTCGCTGAACTTTGCCGAGGTGTGTCACCGATCGTTCGAGTCTGGGCCGATCGGCCTGCGGAGGTACTCGACGTTGGTTCGGAATTTGATCAACATGTTCCTGGTGATAACGCAGCTGGGCTTTTGCTGCGTGTATTTTGTGTTTGTCGCGGCGAACATTCGTGAAGTTGTAGCGCACTACTATTTCGATCTGGACACGAGAATCTACCTGCTGCTGTTGCTCATCCCGATGGTGCTGCTGAATTTGGTCAAGAACCTCAAGTATTTGACGCCGATCTCGTTGATTGCCGCGTTTTTGACCGTTGCAG GTCTCACGTGCACGTTCTACTACGTGCTGCAGGATCTGCCCAACACGCACACCGTCAAACCGTTCGCTACCTGGGCCCAGCTGCCGCTGTACTTTGGCACGGCCGTGTACGCGTTCGAAGGAATCGGCATTGTGCTTCCGCTGGAGAACAACATGAAAACGCCGGAGGACTTTGGCGGCATGACCGGAGTGCTCAACACCGGCATGGTCATCGTTGCCTGTCTGTACACGGCCGTCGGCTTCTTCGGCTATCTCAAGTACGGTGAAGACGTGCAGGGCAGCATCACGCTCAATCTTCCAGGGGATCAATT CATCGCCCAGCTGGTCCGCATCATGATGGCCCTCGCGATCTTCTTCTCGTACGGGCTGCAGTTCTACGTGCCCATCTCGATCCTGTCCCCGTCCGTCAAGCGACGGCTGCACTCCGAGCAGGCCCAGCTAATCGGTGAGTATCTGATGCGCGTTGGGCTGGTAGTGTTCACCTTTCTCCTCGCCGCCATGATTCCGAACCTGGGGGCGGTAATTTCGCTGGTCGGTGCCGTCAGCAGCAGCACGCTGGCGTTGATCTTTCCGCCGTTGATCGAAATCGTCACCTTCTGGCCGGACGGCCTCGGCAAGCGCTACTGGGTGCTGTGGAAGGACATTGGCATCATGATGTTTGGCATTTGTGGGTTCGTGTTCGGCACGTACACCAGCGTGGCACAAATCATCAACCCGAATCTGCACTAA